The Candidatus Anoxymicrobium japonicum genome includes a region encoding these proteins:
- a CDS encoding haloacid dehalogenase — MELKHIYDIIKETFDGENAAREKGLSLSRDAIQFCANSIRATHRGDREEAVKLLDNAKTNVESAHALLAPFPRIYYAGFLQEAEKEFSEASATLALVEGKPLPLPDELDVGVAPYLNGLGEAVGEMRRHVLDLIRNNHLDRGEDILMTMDDIYYLLASVDYPNAITAGLKRTNDMVRGVLERTRGDLTTAIRRQSLEQTIKELEKKLIENA; from the coding sequence ATGGAACTAAAGCACATCTACGACATCATCAAGGAAACGTTCGACGGAGAAAACGCGGCCAGGGAGAAAGGGCTCTCCCTCTCCAGGGACGCGATCCAGTTCTGCGCGAACTCTATCCGGGCGACCCACCGGGGCGACCGGGAGGAAGCCGTGAAATTGCTGGACAACGCTAAAACCAACGTCGAGAGCGCCCACGCGCTTCTAGCGCCCTTTCCGCGCATCTACTACGCGGGTTTTCTGCAGGAGGCCGAAAAAGAATTCTCTGAGGCGTCCGCCACGCTTGCCCTCGTCGAAGGCAAACCGCTTCCCCTTCCGGATGAGCTCGACGTCGGAGTCGCTCCTTACCTCAACGGCCTCGGCGAGGCGGTCGGTGAGATGCGAAGGCACGTGCTCGACCTCATCAGAAACAACCACCTCGACCGCGGCGAGGACATTCTCATGACGATGGACGACATCTACTACCTGCTCGCTTCAGTTGATTATCCCAACGCGATAACCGCGGGGCTCAAACGGACGAACGACATGGTACGTGGCGTCCTCGAGCGAACCCGCGGAGACCTCACGACAGCAATACGGCGTCAGAGCCTCGAGCAAACCATAAAAGAACTCGAGAAAAAACTGATTGAAAACGCATAA